The Deltaproteobacteria bacterium genome contains the following window.
TTTTCATGTTGATCCTGTCATTCCTCTATGTAAGATACAGCACCTTAAATCAGGTCAGTGCACTATTCAGGGGGCTTGCCGTGATCGTTGTTGCTATTGTAGCCAATGCAACCTATTCATTCGGGAAAGGCTCAGTCAAAGATTATAAAGAGCTCTTGATAGCTCTGTTGGCAGCCATACTCTTCTGGTTAGGTCTAAGCCCTTTTCTCGTAATTATCGGGGCTGCATTAGCCGGTATTTTATTGTTTAGCGCAGACAAGATAGTATCATCATTCGTTCCAAATCAGAAAAACGGCAACACGGCGTTCTATAAACATATCAGTCTGCTTTTTCTCCTATTGATCACTGCTCTTATAGGGATTTATTATACAAACACAAAACTCTTCAACCTTGCGGCATTGATGCTCAAGATAGATACCTTTGCCTTTGGAGGCGGTTTTGCATCTGTACCATTGATGCTTCATGAGGTTGTTTCTGTAAAAAGATGGATGGATTATAAAACATTCATTGATGGCATTGCATTGGGTCAGATAACACCTGGACCGATTGTTATAACAGCGACCTTTGTAGGTTTTATCGTCTATGGAATTATTGGGGCACTGGTTGCAACTGTTGCCGTATTTACACCTTCTTTTTTGATACTCGTTCTGGTAACTCCTGTATTTGATAGATTAAAGTCATCTGTCCTGATTTCAAAGGCAACAAAAGGGATACTTGCCTCCTTTGTAGGGCTTTTATTCTTTGTTACCATAAAATTCGCACTGGCAGTACCCTGGGATGTTGCAAAGGTTGTGTTCGGTATAGCTGCATTGGCTGCACTGCTCAAAAAAGTTAATATTTTATACGTGGTCTTGATAGGGGCAGTTGTTTCAATATTCTTGTTTTAAGTTAAGATAGGGAGGGGGTATTGGGGTGATTCTTAGTTGGGGGGGAATAGGCCAGTTCCAATTTTATAAAGATGTATTGATAGATATTTATAATTTCATTTTTACATCAAGCATAGGCTTTAAAACCTTTTGCATGTGGTTGATAAATTCATTAAATTGAGTAACAAATTCAATATAAGCATCCACATCTACTTTGCCGTTTTTAAGAAACGGGTTTTTCCATTGTGAGCGAAGCATTTCGATGTCCTTTTTAAAGCTTTCTGATTTTGCAAACTCGAGAAGCTCTTTTTTAGCCTCTTCAGAAAGTTTCATTGCTCCCCGCCTTCAAATATTTGTTTGTATAGATTTTCCATACCAAAAATCTTGAAGTATTCTTTCACCAATTCCATATTGAGCAGATCCCTGTATAGTGATACGAGCACTTCTATATCAGCAATATCTATTTTTTCTCTTGAAGGATTATTAAAAATAGACTGGAGTTTCAGTCCAATAATGTCCTCGGGTAGCAAAGTCTTTATTTTTAATTTACCGCCAAAAATATCTTTCGCCTTTGCCCTTTGTAACATTTCAAGGCTTACCTTTCTAAAAGCATGGATAAAATCTATACCGCCAAAAATTTTCATGGGCGAGATATATTGTGAAACATTTTTAGTGTGATTATACCGCTCATAGCTCATATCAATCATAATGTTATGGACTGCCTTCATGTCATCCTTGTTTACAAGAAAATCCAGATCCACGGTTGATCTTGAACCACCCCATAAGCCCATAGCAAAGCCGCCGGTCAAAGCATAGCGGATATTATGCTCGTCAAAGGCAGTTAAAAGTTTTTCCAGAACAAGTTTAAAGTCCATTTAAATACATTCTTAACAATACCATTTAAATAATGCATACATTAGCAAATATCTACTATATTATCAATAATCCTTCCCTATTTTTTAAAATAAATATTTTAGGGTAAATAAACTCAACAATTGGTCTGCTTAAAATATCGATTGAAAATAATGTCCTAAAATCCCGCCGAATTATAACAAGGATTGGGATGGTTCTGGGATATGAAACAGTTTAAACAGATACCTTTGGTTTTTA
Protein-coding sequences here:
- the chrA gene encoding chromate efflux transporter; translation: MMNKSFQKTPSMWSLFLSFLRLGLTAFGGPAMVAYIKELSVKQNSWLDEQSFQEGVVICQSIPGATAMQTAAYVGLRARGLKGALTTYIGFGLPAFIFMLILSFLYVRYSTLNQVSALFRGLAVIVVAIVANATYSFGKGSVKDYKELLIALLAAILFWLGLSPFLVIIGAALAGILLFSADKIVSSFVPNQKNGNTAFYKHISLLFLLLITALIGIYYTNTKLFNLAALMLKIDTFAFGGGFASVPLMLHEVVSVKRWMDYKTFIDGIALGQITPGPIVITATFVGFIVYGIIGALVATVAVFTPSFLILVLVTPVFDRLKSSVLISKATKGILASFVGLLFFVTIKFALAVPWDVAKVVFGIAALAALLKKVNILYVVLIGAVVSIFLF
- a CDS encoding nucleotidyltransferase family protein, translated to MDFKLVLEKLLTAFDEHNIRYALTGGFAMGLWGGSRSTVDLDFLVNKDDMKAVHNIMIDMSYERYNHTKNVSQYISPMKIFGGIDFIHAFRKVSLEMLQRAKAKDIFGGKLKIKTLLPEDIIGLKLQSIFNNPSREKIDIADIEVLVSLYRDLLNMELVKEYFKIFGMENLYKQIFEGGEQ